GGCCGACCTGATCCTGGTTGACCAGCAGCGGAAAATCGGCGGGGAATACGACGCCACCAGGACTTACGTGATCATAAACATCCCGGGGACTACCGAAAAAGGGATTGAGAAGGATAAGCTACCGGCCAATGTCAAATTGTTCCAGTTTGGTAGCGTCGTTGCCGAGATGGCAACCCTGATCGGCAAAATGTCGGCAAAAGTTATTGATCAGCCGGACAAAGAGATGGAAGGGATTATCTCCCATCCGAAAAAGGTGAATCATCATCTCAAGAATATTTTGGTGATCGATGACAGCCGGAAGAATTTGATCAAGGCCGCGGAACAGTTGTCGGGTAAAAACAATCTTTGGTTGGCGAACGGTCTTGAGGCGGCGCTCGAAATCATCTCTAAATCTAACCTTGATTTTTACGCCGTACTTTGCGACCTCTATCTGCCGATGAGCCCGATGACCCTGTCACCTCAAGCCTTCAAACCCGGTCAACTCGTTCCCTACGGAATGCCTTTGATCTTCATTTGCTCGACGTGCCCCGTGGCAAGAATCGCGATCGTGACTGACATCAGCCATCATAATGATCCCATCTCCGCCACCTTTGATCTCTTGAGCGGGAAAACATTCCTGCTTGACGGGACAACGGTCAAATTCCTCCATGCCCGGCTTGACGAAAAAGGCGCCAAGGATTGGCTCTGGGCGCTGGAGTCGCTGGAAAACATTTGATAACACAAGGTTCATTATCGGTCGCAGCTTAGGTAAATCCTGGCTGCGACTTTTTTATTTGCCGAGCGGCAGTCTCCTCGAAGGGGCTGCCGCTTTTTGCAGGCAAGAAATAGGCAGCAGTCCGCTGACGCGAGACTGCTGCATGGCAAAAATTTTGGGAATTAGTTAATTAGTCGATTAGTTAATTAGTTTTGAAACTTCAATTAATTGATATAAAAAAATCGTCAGCAAAACTGACGGTTTTTTTATTGAGAACTTGAAAATTTCACAACTAAGTGCCTAATTAACTAATCAACCAATGACCTATTTTTTAACGCGTTATTCAAAGTTATCTCGTCCGCGTATTCGATATCCGAGCCCATCGGCAGGCCGCGCGCCAGGCGGGTGGTTTTTATTTTGAGCGGCTTGAGAATCTTGGCCAGATATAAAGAAGTTGTTTCGCCTTCCAGAGTGGGGGAGAGCGCTAAAATTATTTCCTTGATCTTTCCTTGCTTAAGGCGATTTTCTAATTTGGCAATATTGGACGTTTCCACACTGACGCCGGTTTGCGGGCGCAAGTTGCGGCCCAAAAGAAAATATAAGCCATTATATTTTTTGGTCGTCTCGATCGCGAGCATTTCGGGCTGAGTGGCGATAATACAAAGTATTGAGCTGTCGCGATTTTTATCGGCGCAAATCGGACAAGGATCGGTCTCAGCAACGGAAAGACATTGACTGCAAATTTTTAAATTCTTTTTTAAATTGATAATGTCGGTAGCGACTTTAGCCAAAAATTCTTTGGGCTGTTTCAATAAATAAAAAGCATACCGCTGGGCAGTCTTTGGGCCGACAGTGGGAATTTCCGACAGATCGTCGATCAGATTTTGAATAGCTTGGGGGAATTTCATTTAATATCCAATATCAAATAACCAATATTTTAAAAAATATTATAATATTTAAATATTTTATTATTTTTTTGATATTGGTTATTTATTATTTGTTATTACATTCCGGGTAGTCCTCCCATCGCCCGCATCTTGTCCGCCATCACCCGCTGGGCTTTTTTGATCGTGTCATTGATGGCGTCGGGCAATTTTTTTTCCAATTCTTCCTTGGACATTTCTTTTTCCAAAGTGACGGCCGAGACAACCATATTGCCGTCCATGGTGATCTTGATGCCATTTTTTTCCACCACAATGGTTTCTTCGCCCAAAGCATTCTGCAAATGCTTGGCCTTGTCGCGCAGATCTTTAAGCTGTTTTAGTTTTTCAAACATATGAATGTGTTCGCAAAGTTTTTGCGTATTTTTAATATTTAGTATTTTATGGAAAGGTTAAATCCGAAAATGAACATCCGAATAAATATTCGTAGATTTGGATGCATTCGTAGGTTCGGATTATTTTTTAGAATTCCGGCACTGCTTCGCCCAGGTCCTGTTTTTGCAGGTTTTTAAAGCTGACCGTGTCATGATCGAAAAAAAGACTGACTGAACCGGTCGGGCCGTTGCGGTGTTTAGCCACATAGATTTTAGCCGAATGCTTATCCTCGTCGGTCAAAGAATCAAAGTCATAACTGCGGTCGGCGGCTTTGCGATAAACAAACATCACCACGTCGGCGTCCTGTTCGATCGAACCGGATTCGCGCAAATGAGAAAGTTTGGGGATGGCCGGTTTTTCCTGCTCCACGGCGCGGGAAAGTTGGGAAATGGCCACGACCGGGACATTCAATTCACGGGCGATTCCTTTCAGGCCGCGGGTGATCTCGGCGACTTCTTGGACGCGATTATCGCCGTATTTGCCCCGGCCCTCCATTAATTGCAAATAATCAACAATGACCAAGCCCAAGCCTTTGTCCATTTTTAAGCGGCGGGCTTTGGCGCGAATTTCCATAATTGAAGTTGAGGCCGAGTCGTCGATAAAGATCGGCGCTTCGGACAATTGGCCCATGGCTTCGCCGATCTTGGCAAAATCGTTTTCATCTTCGCGGTCGGACAATTTGCCCGTGCGCATTTTCCACAGTGAAACTCCGGCCTGGGCGCAAAGCATCCGGTCGACCAATTGCTCTTTGCTCATTTCCAAAGAAAAAATTCCCACCGGTTCGCGGCTTTTGATCGCCACTTGCCGGGCGAAATCCATCGCCAGCGCGGTTTTGCCGACCGAAGGCCGGGCGGCCAAGACGACGAGATCGGATTTTTGCAAGCCGGCCAGAAGCTTGTCCAGATCGGCAAAGCCGGTGGGCAAGCCGCGCAATTTGCCCGACTGCTTGTGCAACTCATCGATGCGCTCAAAGGCCTCGGTCAAAAGATTGTCGATCGAAACAAAAGCGGTCTTGGAAAA
This genomic window from Patescibacteria group bacterium contains:
- the recR gene encoding recombination mediator RecR gives rise to the protein MKFPQAIQNLIDDLSEIPTVGPKTAQRYAFYLLKQPKEFLAKVATDIINLKKNLKICSQCLSVAETDPCPICADKNRDSSILCIIATQPEMLAIETTKKYNGLYFLLGRNLRPQTGVSVETSNIAKLENRLKQGKIKEIILALSPTLEGETTSLYLAKILKPLKIKTTRLARGLPMGSDIEYADEITLNNALKNRSLVD
- a CDS encoding YbaB/EbfC family nucleoid-associated protein gives rise to the protein MFEKLKQLKDLRDKAKHLQNALGEETIVVEKNGIKITMDGNMVVSAVTLEKEMSKEELEKKLPDAINDTIKKAQRVMADKMRAMGGLPGM
- the dnaB gene encoding replicative DNA helicase, with translation MPEKNIIGKLPPQNIEAEQCLLSCLLLEKNAIVKVVDTLSEKDFYQDAHFTIYETIKELFSRQEPIDILTLSNRLDAKGKLAAIGGRTYLAQLSNFVATASNVENYAKIVQHKATLRRLQQAASEISDLSFNEDEDVDLILDETEKKIFQISQNFSKTAFVSIDNLLTEAFERIDELHKQSGKLRGLPTGFADLDKLLAGLQKSDLVVLAARPSVGKTALAMDFARQVAIKSREPVGIFSLEMSKEQLVDRMLCAQAGVSLWKMRTGKLSDREDENDFAKIGEAMGQLSEAPIFIDDSASTSIMEIRAKARRLKMDKGLGLVIVDYLQLMEGRGKYGDNRVQEVAEITRGLKGIARELNVPVVAISQLSRAVEQEKPAIPKLSHLRESGSIEQDADVVMFVYRKAADRSYDFDSLTDEDKHSAKIYVAKHRNGPTGSVSLFFDHDTVSFKNLQKQDLGEAVPEF